From Streptomonospora salina, the proteins below share one genomic window:
- a CDS encoding BTAD domain-containing putative transcriptional regulator, which produces MRFGVLGALELRRADGEPVRVPEAKVRALLAALLVRDGRPAAAERLVDELWGEHLPANPARVLRAKVSQLRRVLGHAEEGGRDRLRHGPAGYRLAAEPDEVDAGRFRALVESARRASDPRVAAARYAEALALWRGPAYADVADDAFAAAPAARLAEERLTAVEEQARCRLELGEHALLADELRDPVAEHPLRERLVGVHMRALYRSGRQAEALNAFDRLRRRLAEDLGADPAPETAALHRQILRQVPVPSEGAAPQRPRTNLPVPLSGIVGREREVAEVRALLADERLVTLAGPGGVGKTRLAQEAASGSAGGAAGAVCLVELGSLAPAAGTDPAERVAEAIAVALGVRDDAGDAGASPAARLADRLRAGGGLLVLDNCEHLVEPVSGLITELLGAVGGLRCLATGREPLGIPGEHVYDVRPLAVPEGELRVDDATALPGSVRLFAARAAAAAPGFVLDERTAPAVADICRRLDGLPLALELAANRVRTLGADGLAARLDDRFGVLGAGGRAAPRRQQTLRAVFDWSWDLLSEDERTVLRRLAVHAEGCDLEAVEKVCADGEDRPGDVVDTLARLVERSLVTAVDSGDGPRYRLLESVGAYAAERLAEAGEAAAVRERHMRHYADVAERAEALLRGHDQQSWLRRLDQESANLRTAFDTAERIGDTGAAVRLALAPFWYRYLRGRFGEAHRLLVRADERVGGAGPARAWRCAAELLVTAPEEPVEVARAGLAALGTDEEAERARVGWFLGSVLLEFGEAAAGEPLVEEALEAVRARGDRWGTAAALNARAWIAHARGRLERFETDARSALELFREVGDQWGQLQAMPALSQRAKAAGDYTEAFRLDRAGLRIAEGLGLWTEVSYRLSELGRLSLLSGDHSAAEEFHRRAAGLAREQGDRFGERFAELGLAMGDRRGGRLDRAAERLADWLRRHRASQGPSALAVVLAELGFVAEQRGDAGEALRVHTQGLAAARATGSPLALALALEGMAGAWILAGDAARGARLLAAAAAARESLGMPLPPGERGDVDRIAAAARRILGAGAFAAETAAGRAAGPDEVDTGQP; this is translated from the coding sequence ATGCGATTCGGGGTGCTGGGCGCTCTGGAGCTCCGCCGCGCCGACGGCGAGCCCGTGCGCGTGCCCGAGGCCAAGGTGCGCGCGCTGCTGGCCGCGCTGCTGGTGCGCGACGGCCGCCCGGCCGCAGCCGAGCGCCTCGTCGACGAGCTGTGGGGCGAGCACCTGCCGGCGAACCCGGCCCGCGTGCTGCGGGCGAAGGTCTCGCAGCTGCGCCGAGTGCTGGGGCACGCTGAGGAGGGGGGACGCGACCGCCTCCGGCACGGGCCGGCCGGCTACCGGCTGGCCGCCGAGCCCGACGAGGTCGACGCCGGGCGGTTCCGCGCCCTGGTGGAGAGCGCCCGCCGGGCCTCCGACCCCCGCGTCGCCGCCGCCCGCTACGCCGAGGCGCTGGCGCTGTGGCGGGGCCCCGCCTATGCCGACGTCGCCGACGACGCGTTCGCCGCAGCCCCGGCCGCCCGCCTGGCCGAGGAGCGGCTGACCGCGGTGGAGGAGCAGGCCCGGTGCCGGCTGGAGCTGGGCGAGCACGCCCTGCTCGCCGACGAGTTGCGCGATCCGGTCGCCGAACACCCGCTGCGCGAGCGGCTCGTCGGCGTGCACATGCGTGCGCTGTACCGTTCGGGCCGCCAGGCCGAGGCTCTGAACGCCTTCGACCGGCTGCGCCGCCGCCTGGCCGAGGATCTGGGCGCCGATCCCGCCCCGGAGACCGCCGCGCTGCACCGGCAGATCCTGCGCCAGGTCCCCGTCCCTTCGGAGGGCGCCGCGCCCCAGCGTCCGCGAACCAACCTGCCCGTCCCGCTCAGCGGCATCGTGGGCCGCGAGCGCGAGGTCGCCGAGGTCCGGGCGCTGCTGGCCGACGAACGCCTGGTCACCCTGGCCGGGCCCGGTGGAGTCGGCAAGACCCGGCTGGCCCAGGAGGCGGCGAGCGGATCCGCCGGCGGTGCGGCGGGCGCGGTATGCCTGGTCGAACTGGGCTCGCTGGCCCCCGCGGCCGGGACCGACCCGGCCGAGCGCGTGGCCGAGGCGATCGCCGTCGCCCTGGGCGTGCGCGACGACGCCGGCGACGCCGGCGCGAGCCCCGCCGCCCGGCTGGCCGACCGGCTGCGCGCCGGCGGCGGCCTGCTCGTGCTCGACAACTGCGAGCACCTCGTGGAGCCCGTCTCCGGGCTGATCACCGAGCTGCTGGGGGCCGTCGGCGGCCTGCGCTGCCTGGCCACCGGCCGCGAGCCGCTGGGTATCCCCGGCGAGCACGTCTACGACGTCCGCCCGCTCGCCGTGCCGGAGGGCGAACTGCGCGTGGACGACGCGACGGCCCTGCCCGGGTCGGTGCGGCTGTTCGCCGCCCGCGCGGCGGCCGCCGCGCCCGGATTCGTCCTCGACGAACGCACCGCGCCGGCCGTGGCCGACATCTGCCGCCGCCTGGACGGCCTGCCGCTCGCGCTGGAACTGGCCGCCAACCGGGTCCGCACGCTGGGCGCCGACGGACTCGCCGCCCGACTGGACGACCGGTTCGGCGTGCTCGGCGCCGGCGGACGCGCGGCGCCGCGCCGCCAGCAGACCCTGCGGGCGGTCTTCGACTGGAGCTGGGACCTGCTCTCCGAGGACGAGCGCACGGTGCTGCGCCGTCTGGCGGTGCACGCCGAGGGCTGCGATCTGGAGGCGGTCGAGAAGGTGTGCGCCGACGGGGAAGACCGCCCCGGCGACGTCGTGGACACGCTGGCCCGCCTGGTCGAGCGGTCCCTGGTCACCGCTGTCGACAGCGGAGACGGACCCCGCTACCGGCTGTTGGAGTCCGTCGGCGCCTACGCCGCTGAGCGCCTGGCCGAGGCCGGCGAAGCCGCGGCGGTGCGCGAACGGCACATGCGCCACTACGCCGACGTCGCCGAACGTGCCGAGGCACTGCTGCGGGGCCACGACCAGCAGTCGTGGCTGCGCCGCCTCGACCAGGAGAGCGCCAACCTGCGCACCGCCTTCGACACCGCCGAACGCATCGGCGACACCGGCGCCGCCGTGCGGCTGGCCCTCGCCCCGTTCTGGTACCGCTACCTGCGGGGCCGCTTCGGCGAGGCGCACCGGCTGCTCGTCCGCGCCGACGAACGCGTCGGCGGAGCGGGGCCCGCGCGCGCTTGGCGGTGCGCCGCCGAGCTGCTGGTCACCGCGCCCGAGGAACCGGTGGAGGTGGCGCGCGCGGGCCTGGCCGCACTCGGCACCGACGAGGAGGCCGAGCGTGCGCGCGTGGGCTGGTTCCTGGGATCGGTCCTGCTGGAGTTCGGCGAAGCCGCCGCCGGGGAACCGCTGGTCGAGGAGGCCCTTGAGGCCGTGCGCGCACGCGGCGACCGCTGGGGCACCGCCGCCGCGTTGAACGCCCGCGCCTGGATCGCCCACGCGCGCGGACGCCTGGAGCGGTTCGAGACCGACGCCCGCAGCGCGCTGGAGCTGTTCCGCGAGGTCGGCGACCAATGGGGCCAGTTGCAGGCGATGCCGGCGCTCAGCCAGCGCGCGAAGGCGGCCGGCGACTACACCGAGGCGTTCCGCCTCGACCGCGCGGGCCTGCGCATCGCCGAGGGGCTGGGGCTGTGGACCGAGGTCTCCTACCGGCTGTCCGAGCTGGGCCGGCTCTCCCTGCTCAGCGGCGATCACAGCGCGGCCGAGGAATTCCACCGCCGGGCCGCCGGCCTCGCGCGCGAGCAGGGCGACCGGTTCGGCGAGCGGTTCGCCGAGCTGGGCCTGGCCATGGGCGACCGCCGCGGGGGCCGGTTGGACCGGGCGGCCGAGCGCCTGGCCGACTGGCTCCGCCGGCACCGGGCGTCCCAGGGGCCCTCGGCCCTGGCCGTGGTGCTGGCCGAACTGGGCTTCGTCGCCGAGCAGCGCGGAGACGCCGGCGAAGCGCTGCGCGTGCACACCCAGGGCCTGGCGGCCGCTCGCGCGACGGGATCGCCGCTGGCGCTCGCCCTCGCCTTGGAAGGGATGGCCGGGGCCTGGATCCTGGCCGGCGACGCCGCCCGCGGCGCCCGCCTGCTGGCAGCGGCCGCCGCCGCCCGGGAGTCGCTGGGCATGCCCCTGCCCCCGGGTGAACGCGGCGACGTCGACCGCATCGCCGCCGCCGCCCGCCGGATCCTCGGCGCCGGGGCGTTCGCCGCCGAGACCGCCGCCGGCCGCGCGGCGGGGCCCGACGAGGTCGACACCGGACAACCGTGA
- a CDS encoding MFS transporter has protein sequence MSSDTGTPHAGPRAGMREWIGLAVLALPTVLLALDFTVLHLALPHLTAELGPSSSQQLWILDIYGFMIAGFLITMGTLGDRIGRRRLLMIGAACFGAASVLAAYAVSAEMLIATRALLGIAGATLMPSTLSLISTMFHDPKQRGFAVAVWLSCFSAGGAIGPLIGGALLEWFWWGAVFLMGVPVMVLLLITAPLLLPEYRTPDPGRIDLISVALSLAAILPIVYAVKDAAGNGWSAPAVGIVLVGFVFGGVFVRRQRSLEDPLMDVGLFRFRAFTVGLGSLLLGTLALGAFVLLFAQYLQIVQELPPIRAGLWMAPYAVANIAGAMIAPAVAAKLPANRTIALGLLVAAIGFAMFTRIGGDGGLVLGIVASTLITFGLSPLMVLVIDLVIAAAPKERSGSASAMSETCSELGMALGVATLGAVGTAVYRAVIELPAGVAGAAAEQARDGLPGAAAAAADLPPNPAGDLLASAQNAFMTGLSAVGWASAVMCVAIAGLTWLFLKPGGEQNEDSGSNGEGDAGDSLGASDAGAHSGEGIPTEGR, from the coding sequence ATGTCGTCCGACACCGGAACCCCGCATGCCGGCCCCCGGGCCGGTATGCGGGAGTGGATCGGACTGGCGGTGCTGGCACTGCCGACCGTCCTGCTCGCTCTCGACTTCACCGTCCTGCACCTCGCGCTGCCGCACCTGACCGCCGAACTGGGACCCAGCAGCAGTCAGCAGCTGTGGATCCTGGACATCTACGGCTTCATGATCGCCGGATTCCTCATCACGATGGGCACACTGGGAGACCGGATCGGCCGCCGGCGCCTTCTGATGATCGGTGCGGCCTGCTTCGGCGCCGCCTCGGTCCTGGCGGCCTACGCGGTCAGCGCCGAGATGCTGATCGCCACGCGCGCACTGCTGGGCATCGCCGGGGCGACGCTGATGCCCTCGACACTGTCGCTGATCAGCACCATGTTCCACGACCCCAAGCAGCGCGGATTCGCGGTGGCGGTGTGGCTGAGCTGCTTCAGCGCGGGAGGCGCGATCGGCCCGCTCATCGGCGGCGCCCTGCTGGAGTGGTTCTGGTGGGGGGCGGTCTTCCTCATGGGCGTTCCGGTGATGGTGCTCCTGCTGATCACCGCACCGCTCCTGCTGCCGGAGTACCGCACCCCCGATCCGGGGCGCATCGACCTCATCAGCGTCGCGCTGTCGCTGGCCGCGATCCTGCCGATCGTCTACGCGGTCAAGGACGCCGCCGGGAACGGCTGGAGCGCGCCGGCGGTGGGCATCGTGCTGGTCGGCTTCGTGTTCGGCGGGGTGTTCGTGCGGCGGCAGCGGTCGCTGGAGGACCCGCTCATGGACGTCGGCCTGTTCCGGTTCCGGGCGTTCACCGTCGGGCTGGGCAGCCTGCTGCTGGGCACGCTGGCGCTGGGCGCGTTCGTGCTGCTGTTCGCACAGTACTTGCAGATCGTGCAAGAGCTGCCGCCGATCCGGGCCGGGCTGTGGATGGCGCCCTACGCGGTGGCCAACATCGCCGGCGCCATGATCGCGCCGGCGGTTGCCGCCAAGCTGCCCGCCAATCGCACGATCGCGCTGGGCCTGCTGGTGGCCGCGATCGGGTTCGCGATGTTCACCCGGATCGGCGGCGACGGCGGCCTGGTGCTGGGCATCGTGGCCAGTACGCTGATCACCTTCGGGCTCAGCCCTCTCATGGTACTCGTGATCGACCTGGTGATCGCGGCGGCGCCCAAGGAGCGCAGCGGGTCGGCGTCGGCGATGTCGGAGACGTGCTCGGAGCTGGGCATGGCGCTGGGCGTGGCGACCCTGGGCGCGGTCGGCACAGCCGTCTACCGCGCCGTGATCGAGCTGCCGGCGGGCGTGGCGGGCGCAGCCGCCGAGCAGGCTCGCGACGGCCTGCCCGGTGCCGCCGCGGCGGCCGCGGACCTTCCCCCGAACCCGGCCGGGGATCTGCTCGCTTCGGCGCAGAACGCGTTCATGACCGGCCTGTCGGCGGTCGGCTGGGCGAGCGCGGTGATGTGCGTGGCGATCGCGGGACTGACGTGGCTGTTCCTGAAGCCCGGGGGCGAGCAGAACGAGGACAGCGGCAGCAACGGCGAAGGCGACGCGGGGGATTCCCTCGGCGCCTCCGACGCCGGGGCGCACAGCGGGGAAGGGATTCCTACCGAGGGCCGCTGA
- the mobA gene encoding molybdenum cofactor guanylyltransferase, with the protein MTEPDPFDAVILAGGAARRMGGGDKPGLDVGGRSLVERVADAAGAADRVIVVGPTRERPAARYVREDPPGSGPVPALRAGLAGVERPGFALLAGDLPFLETGHLDVLRRAARGRSGAVLVDAQGRVQWLLGVWSAAAVRSALADYTGRSLRGLLAPLDPCEVAAEGALARAALDCDTPEELARATGDAAVQDARGGHGTSG; encoded by the coding sequence ATGACCGAGCCCGATCCGTTCGACGCGGTGATCCTGGCCGGGGGAGCCGCCCGGCGCATGGGCGGCGGTGACAAGCCGGGGCTGGACGTGGGCGGAAGGAGCCTGGTCGAGCGTGTGGCGGACGCCGCCGGCGCCGCCGACCGGGTGATCGTCGTGGGCCCGACCCGCGAGCGCCCGGCCGCCCGCTACGTCCGCGAGGACCCGCCGGGCTCGGGCCCGGTGCCCGCGCTGCGCGCCGGACTGGCGGGGGTGGAGCGGCCGGGTTTCGCGCTGCTGGCCGGCGACCTGCCGTTCCTGGAGACCGGTCATCTCGACGTCCTGCGCCGCGCGGCCCGGGGACGCAGCGGAGCCGTGCTCGTCGACGCCCAGGGGCGCGTGCAGTGGCTGCTGGGTGTGTGGAGCGCTGCGGCGGTGCGCAGCGCTCTGGCCGACTACACCGGCCGTTCGCTGCGCGGCCTGCTGGCTCCGCTGGATCCGTGCGAGGTCGCGGCCGAGGGCGCACTCGCGCGTGCGGCGCTGGACTGCGACACCCCCGAAGAGTTGGCCCGCGCCACCGGCGACGCCGCGGTGCAGGATGCGCGCGGCGGGCACGGCACGTCCGGTTGA
- a CDS encoding RtcB family protein — MGGAPEPGKPVAAPRATPVRSTGTAGHPPAALPTARGITSGAGGPGASRPGRHARRPLRHGRRRGADEIPAAYKDPGAVIEARTDLVEVVAHLRRVICVKG, encoded by the coding sequence GTGGGCGGGGCTCCGGAGCCGGGAAAACCGGTTGCCGCTCCGCGTGCGACTCCGGTTCGATCTACGGGCACGGCCGGACACCCGCCAGCCGCGTTACCGACCGCCCGTGGCATCACGTCTGGGGCGGGCGGGCCCGGCGCGTCGCGGCCGGGCCGTCATGCCCGACGTCCACTGCGGCACGGGCGCCGCCGTGGGGCCGACGAGATCCCGGCGGCGTACAAGGACCCGGGTGCGGTGATCGAGGCCCGGACCGACCTGGTCGAGGTCGTGGCGCACCTGCGCCGGGTTATCTGCGTGAAGGGCTGA
- the moaA gene encoding GTP 3',8-cyclase MoaA, which produces MLADSYGRVATDLRVSLTDRCNLRCSYCMPPEGLEWLPKEEVLTDDEVNRLIRIGVTTLGIEEIRFTGGEPLLRRGLTGIVGAATALHPRPQTALTTNGIGLDRTAPALADAGLDRVNISLDTVRHDTFEQLARRRRLDDVLEGMAGAAAAGLTPVKVNAVLMRDVNDAEAPELLRFCLEHGYQLRFIEQMPLDAQHGWRRDTMVTADEILDRLSAVYDLRPADDQTRGSAPAELFYVDGGPETVGVIGSVTRPFCGACDRVRLTAEGEIRNCLFAREESDLRSLLRDGGTDEQIAERWRAAVATKLPGHGINDPSFLQPSRPMSAIGG; this is translated from the coding sequence ATGCTGGCCGATTCCTACGGAAGGGTCGCCACGGACCTGCGGGTATCGCTCACCGACCGCTGCAACCTGCGCTGTTCCTACTGCATGCCGCCCGAAGGCCTGGAGTGGCTGCCCAAGGAGGAAGTCCTCACCGACGACGAAGTGAACCGGCTCATCCGCATCGGCGTCACGACACTGGGCATCGAGGAGATCCGCTTCACCGGCGGCGAGCCGCTGCTGCGCCGCGGACTGACCGGCATCGTCGGCGCCGCCACCGCCCTGCACCCCCGCCCGCAGACCGCTCTGACCACCAACGGCATCGGCCTGGACCGTACGGCGCCCGCCCTCGCCGACGCCGGCCTGGACCGCGTCAACATCTCTCTGGACACCGTGCGCCACGACACGTTCGAGCAGCTCGCCCGGCGCCGCCGGCTGGACGACGTGCTGGAAGGCATGGCCGGAGCCGCCGCGGCCGGACTCACTCCCGTCAAAGTCAACGCCGTGCTGATGCGCGACGTCAACGACGCCGAAGCGCCCGAGCTGCTGCGCTTCTGCCTGGAGCACGGCTACCAGCTGCGCTTCATCGAGCAGATGCCGCTGGACGCCCAGCACGGCTGGCGCCGCGACACCATGGTCACCGCCGACGAGATCCTCGACCGCCTCAGCGCCGTATACGACCTGCGCCCCGCCGACGACCAGACCCGCGGCAGCGCGCCGGCCGAGCTGTTCTACGTCGACGGCGGCCCGGAGACCGTCGGCGTGATCGGGTCGGTCACCCGCCCGTTCTGCGGAGCCTGCGACCGGGTGCGGCTGACCGCCGAGGGCGAGATCCGCAACTGCCTGTTCGCCCGCGAGGAGTCCGATCTGCGTTCGCTGCTGCGCGACGGCGGCACCGACGAGCAGATCGCCGAGCGCTGGCGCGCCGCCGTCGCCACCAAGCTGCCCGGCCACGGAATCAACGACCCCAGCTTCCTGCAGCCCTCCCGCCCGATGTCGGCCATCGGCGGCTGA
- a CDS encoding cation:proton antiporter regulatory subunit — translation MEVTEVLLPGVGIRYEFATARGARVGVVARRTGDTELLVYGSGDPDTPRHLLHLNRDEAEAVAEMLGAPRVAERFADLTREVPGLVSGQIEIGEHSPYRDRTLGDTRARTRTGASIVAIVRGEAVIASPTPARSLHAGDVLVVVGTEEGIAGVERIVGAV, via the coding sequence ATGGAGGTCACCGAGGTTCTGCTGCCGGGAGTGGGCATCCGCTACGAATTCGCCACCGCGCGCGGCGCGCGTGTGGGTGTGGTCGCCCGCCGCACCGGCGACACCGAACTGCTGGTCTACGGCAGCGGCGATCCCGACACGCCGCGCCACCTGCTGCACCTGAACCGCGACGAGGCCGAGGCCGTCGCCGAGATGCTGGGGGCGCCGCGCGTGGCCGAACGCTTCGCCGACCTCACCCGCGAGGTCCCCGGCCTGGTCTCCGGCCAGATCGAGATCGGCGAGCACTCCCCCTACCGCGACCGCACCCTGGGCGACACCCGCGCGCGCACTCGCACCGGCGCGTCGATCGTGGCGATCGTGCGCGGAGAGGCCGTCATCGCCTCCCCCACGCCCGCCCGATCGCTGCACGCCGGCGACGTCCTGGTCGTGGTGGGCACCGAGGAGGGCATCGCCGGCGTCGAACGCATCGTCGGCGCCGTGTAG
- a CDS encoding cation:proton antiporter, producing MDISVPLFLELGAVLVALSLASSVARRWGLSPVPLYLLAGLALGEGGVAPVPAAGAFIGTGAAIGMVLLLLLLGLEFSPAEFSQSLRLHLPSSVLDAVLNALPGAAAGLLLGLDWRGALALAGITWISSSGIVARLINDLGRLGNRETPSVLSLLVLEDIAMAVYLPLLGAAVVGSTLGRTTFTLATALLAVAVALFASRRLREPINRILDTGDSEQFLLRILGLTLLVAGAAEAAHASAAVGAFLVGLALSGQLAQRTRVAMEPLRDLFSLVFFLAIGLTIDPRNLVPILPAAAALAAVTALTKTAVGFYAAGRDGVARRGRLRAGTVLIPRGEFSVVIAGLAAGAAPGLVPFAAAYVIILAVAGPVVTYAAGRMPTPVWAGGTRNGAEA from the coding sequence ATGGACATCTCCGTCCCCCTCTTCCTGGAGCTCGGCGCGGTTCTGGTCGCCCTGAGCCTGGCTTCCAGCGTCGCGCGCCGCTGGGGGCTCTCCCCCGTCCCGCTGTACCTGCTGGCCGGGCTTGCGCTGGGCGAGGGCGGCGTGGCGCCGGTGCCGGCGGCGGGCGCGTTCATCGGCACGGGGGCGGCCATCGGCATGGTGCTGCTGCTGTTGCTTCTGGGGCTGGAGTTCTCACCCGCGGAGTTCTCGCAGAGCCTGCGGCTGCACCTGCCCTCATCGGTCCTGGACGCCGTGCTCAACGCGCTCCCGGGAGCGGCGGCCGGCCTGCTGCTGGGGCTGGACTGGCGCGGGGCCCTCGCGTTGGCGGGCATCACCTGGATCTCCTCCTCGGGCATCGTCGCCCGGCTGATCAACGACCTGGGACGACTGGGCAACCGCGAGACGCCCTCGGTGCTGTCGCTGCTGGTGCTGGAGGACATCGCCATGGCGGTCTACCTGCCGCTGCTGGGGGCGGCGGTCGTGGGCAGCACGCTGGGGCGCACCACATTCACGCTGGCCACGGCGCTACTGGCGGTCGCGGTGGCGCTGTTCGCCTCGCGGCGGCTGCGCGAGCCCATCAACCGCATCCTCGACACCGGCGACTCCGAGCAGTTCCTGCTGCGCATCCTGGGCCTGACCCTGCTGGTGGCGGGCGCGGCCGAAGCCGCCCACGCCTCGGCGGCGGTGGGCGCCTTCCTGGTGGGACTGGCGCTGAGCGGCCAGCTCGCTCAGCGCACGCGGGTGGCGATGGAACCGCTGCGCGACCTGTTCTCGCTGGTGTTCTTCCTGGCAATCGGGTTGACGATCGATCCGCGCAACCTGGTGCCGATCCTGCCGGCCGCGGCCGCGCTGGCCGCCGTGACGGCGCTGACGAAGACGGCGGTGGGTTTCTACGCCGCGGGTCGCGACGGCGTCGCCCGCCGCGGCCGGCTGCGCGCGGGCACGGTGCTCATTCCGCGCGGCGAGTTCTCCGTGGTGATCGCCGGCCTGGCCGCGGGCGCGGCGCCGGGCCTGGTTCCCTTCGCCGCGGCCTACGTGATCATCCTGGCGGTCGCCGGTCCGGTCGTCACCTATGCGGCCGGCCGGATGCCCACCCCCGTGTGGGCGGGCGGCACCCGCAACGGCGCCGAAGCCTGA
- a CDS encoding DUF2000 domain-containing protein, which translates to MVDTPTGAIGFAPDEVATGEPTRSARLKWVVVVEEGTPPGRAANAAVCVAAATAQGVSGLLGPDAEDAGGSLHPGLPWAGCTILSATGARLAALRSRAAASDGVHVVDMPAAAQRTRVYDVYLQHVAATPGTELDYSAVSLVGPRNRISTMVHGLPLLT; encoded by the coding sequence ATGGTTGACACGCCGACCGGCGCGATCGGATTCGCCCCCGACGAAGTGGCGACCGGCGAGCCCACCCGCTCGGCGCGGCTGAAGTGGGTCGTGGTGGTGGAGGAAGGGACGCCGCCCGGCCGCGCGGCGAACGCGGCCGTGTGTGTGGCGGCCGCGACCGCGCAGGGGGTGTCGGGACTGCTCGGGCCCGACGCCGAGGACGCCGGCGGGTCGCTGCACCCCGGACTTCCGTGGGCGGGTTGCACGATCCTGTCGGCCACCGGAGCGAGGCTGGCCGCCCTGCGCTCCCGGGCCGCGGCCTCCGACGGAGTCCACGTCGTGGACATGCCCGCCGCCGCGCAGCGGACCCGCGTCTACGACGTCTATCTCCAGCACGTGGCGGCCACGCCCGGTACCGAGCTCGACTACTCCGCCGTCAGCCTGGTCGGGCCCCGCAACCGGATCTCCACCATGGTGCACGGCTTGCCCCTGCTGACCTGA
- a CDS encoding Lrp/AsnC family transcriptional regulator — protein MESLDELDTAILRELQHDARRTNRDVAAAVGVSPTTALDRTRSLYRRGVVRGARIEVDLASIGRPVQALIAIRIRPPARRNIDAFRNWVSRLPETLGVFVTTGTDDFLVHVAVADNEALYSFVIDRLTERGEVADVRTSVVYEHLQNDSVAPPPASGRRRGPEGGGV, from the coding sequence ATGGAATCTCTCGACGAACTTGATACGGCGATCCTGCGGGAGCTGCAGCACGACGCACGGCGCACCAACCGCGACGTGGCCGCCGCCGTCGGCGTCTCCCCCACCACGGCGCTGGACCGCACCCGCTCGCTGTACCGGCGCGGCGTCGTCCGCGGCGCCCGGATCGAGGTCGACCTCGCCTCGATCGGCCGCCCGGTCCAGGCCCTGATCGCGATCCGGATCCGCCCCCCGGCCCGGCGCAACATCGATGCGTTCCGCAACTGGGTCAGCCGCTTGCCGGAGACCCTCGGCGTCTTCGTCACCACCGGCACCGACGATTTCCTGGTCCATGTCGCCGTCGCCGACAACGAGGCCCTCTACAGCTTCGTCATCGACCGGCTCACCGAGCGGGGCGAGGTCGCCGACGTGCGCACCTCGGTCGTCTACGAGCACCTGCAGAACGACTCGGTCGCCCCGCCTCCGGCGTCGGGGCGACGCCGCGGGCCCGAGGGCGGCGGCGTGTAG
- a CDS encoding alpha/beta hydrolase: MVVSRAWELAGGANGSERLHARAWAPEGAEPTWLAVLVHGYGEHIGRYEHTAGALAAAGAAVYGLDHRGHGRSSGERVLVDDFDGVVLDLHRLITQARSAYRRLPLVLIGHSMGGMVAARYAQLHPDELAGLVLSGPVLGRWSAASELLSAPEIPDVPLDASALSRDPQVAADYAADELVWHGPFKRGMLQAIETELARIRDHGRLGATPLLWVHGSQDSLVPISDTRVGIEEFAGEDVAVRILPGARHEVFNETDRDEVLAEVVRFATRCAGA; this comes from the coding sequence GTGGTCGTATCGCGCGCATGGGAGCTGGCCGGCGGAGCCAACGGGTCCGAGCGCCTGCACGCACGAGCGTGGGCACCCGAGGGCGCTGAGCCGACGTGGCTGGCGGTGCTGGTACACGGCTACGGCGAGCACATCGGCCGCTACGAGCACACCGCCGGCGCACTCGCCGCCGCCGGCGCCGCGGTCTACGGGCTCGACCACCGCGGGCACGGCCGGTCCTCGGGCGAGCGGGTGCTCGTCGACGACTTCGACGGCGTGGTCCTGGACCTCCACCGGCTGATCACCCAGGCCCGCAGTGCCTATCGCCGCCTGCCGCTGGTGCTCATCGGCCATTCCATGGGCGGCATGGTCGCCGCGCGCTACGCCCAGCTGCACCCCGACGAATTGGCGGGACTCGTGCTCTCGGGACCGGTGCTGGGCCGCTGGAGCGCCGCGAGCGAACTGCTGTCCGCGCCCGAGATCCCCGACGTGCCGCTGGACGCCTCGGCGCTGTCGCGCGACCCGCAGGTGGCCGCCGACTACGCCGCCGACGAACTGGTCTGGCACGGTCCGTTCAAGCGGGGGATGCTGCAAGCGATCGAGACCGAGCTGGCGCGCATCCGCGACCACGGCCGGCTGGGCGCCACCCCGCTGCTGTGGGTGCACGGCTCCCAGGACAGTCTGGTGCCGATCTCCGACACCCGGGTGGGCATCGAGGAGTTCGCCGGCGAGGACGTGGCGGTGCGGATCCTGCCCGGCGCCCGGCACGAGGTGTTCAACGAGACCGACCGGGACGAGGTGCTGGCGGAGGTCGTGCGCTTCGCCACGCGCTGCGCCGGCGCCTAG